Proteins encoded by one window of Lutibacter sp. A64:
- a CDS encoding RagB/SusD family nutrient uptake outer membrane protein: protein MKLTKNILIIITIMLCITGCNDFLEDTLQYTSEEEVITSGLRSRGIIEDIYTDYSFRYFTDFSVEYLTDNGVLNSSETNYANNNWGAAESHPYNYVWQQSYNNIRQIYQYIDLVHDAGLPYLPSEASEPFSDKIVARYYGEAHFLKAWAEWELLKIYGGPSADGTMLGFPIVNGTLENEEYATLSRNTYDECVDQIMADLDVAIENLPLIYSGSENDNPGYSDLETGRASGLAAYALKAKVALFAASPAFNPSNDNSKWVLAAEYAHEVIEQNGGLKSLQPFNNSREDNPDQIWRMRNSRNNNSLEKRLYPPTLYGQGEVNPSQNLVDAFPDSNGYPISNASSLYDPATPYSSRDSRFYKFIFYNGDQCFQSENCTNYNALEMFEGGLDNFGGFIPNEGTRTGYYLKKYLNNLNFDPSAVNATTTLPKVYVQLGLTDIYLSYAEAVYNAYGQAETAPPGLNYSAKEVIAEIRKRAGFTSDPYLDEAAADANLFENLIKNERRLELCFTGERFHDLRRWKDIVNIENVNGVKITKNEDETFSYDNIQVEARGYGNKNYYLPLPYDELIINTNLKQNQGW, encoded by the coding sequence ATGAAATTAACTAAAAACATATTAATAATTATTACAATAATGCTTTGCATTACAGGATGTAATGATTTTTTAGAAGATACACTTCAATACACATCAGAAGAAGAAGTTATAACCTCTGGATTACGATCTAGAGGTATTATTGAAGATATTTACACGGATTACTCTTTTAGATATTTTACTGATTTTTCAGTTGAGTACCTAACAGATAATGGGGTTTTAAATTCTTCAGAAACAAATTATGCAAATAACAATTGGGGAGCAGCTGAAAGTCACCCTTACAATTATGTTTGGCAACAATCTTATAATAATATTAGACAAATTTATCAATATATAGATTTGGTTCATGACGCAGGATTACCTTATTTACCATCTGAAGCAAGCGAACCTTTTAGCGATAAAATTGTTGCTAGATATTATGGAGAAGCACATTTCTTAAAAGCTTGGGCCGAATGGGAATTGTTAAAAATATATGGTGGACCATCTGCAGATGGAACTATGCTTGGTTTTCCAATTGTAAATGGAACTTTAGAAAATGAAGAATATGCTACATTAAGTAGAAATACTTATGATGAATGTGTAGACCAAATTATGGCAGATTTAGATGTTGCTATTGAAAATCTTCCACTTATATATTCAGGAAGTGAAAATGACAACCCTGGATATAGCGACCTTGAAACAGGTAGAGCAAGTGGTTTAGCTGCTTATGCTTTAAAAGCTAAAGTAGCCCTATTTGCTGCAAGTCCTGCTTTTAACCCATCAAATGATAACTCTAAATGGGTATTAGCAGCGGAATATGCACATGAAGTAATTGAACAAAATGGTGGTTTAAAATCTTTACAACCTTTTAACAATAGTAGAGAAGACAACCCAGACCAAATTTGGAGAATGCGTAATTCTAGAAATAACAATTCACTAGAAAAACGCTTATATCCTCCAACTTTATACGGACAAGGGGAAGTAAATCCTTCACAAAACTTGGTAGATGCATTTCCAGATTCAAACGGATACCCTATAAGCAATGCTTCAAGTTTATATGACCCAGCAACACCTTATAGCTCTAGAGATAGTAGATTTTATAAATTTATATTTTATAACGGAGACCAATGCTTTCAATCTGAAAATTGTACAAATTACAATGCTTTAGAAATGTTTGAAGGAGGTTTAGATAATTTTGGAGGGTTTATTCCTAACGAAGGTACAAGAACAGGGTATTATTTAAAGAAATATTTAAACAACCTAAATTTTGACCCATCAGCAGTTAATGCTACAACTACACTACCAAAAGTGTATGTTCAATTAGGTTTAACAGATATTTACTTAAGTTATGCTGAAGCTGTTTATAATGCATACGGACAAGCAGAAACTGCTCCTCCAGGTTTAAATTATTCTGCAAAAGAAGTTATCGCTGAGATTAGAAAAAGAGCTGGTTTTACATCAGATCCATATTTAGATGAAGCTGCCGCTGATGCAAATCTTTTTGAAAATTTAATAAAAAATGAAAGACGTTTAGAATTATGTTTTACAGGTGAAAGATTTCACGATTTAAGAAGATGGAAAGATATTGTAAATATAGAAAACGTTAATGGTGTTAAAATCACTAAAAACGAAGATGAAACTTTTTCTTATGACAATATACAAGTGGAAGCAAGAGGTTATGGAAATAAAAACTATTATTTACCTTTACCTTATGATGAACTAATTATAAACACAAATTTGAAACAAAACCAAGGATGGTAA
- a CDS encoding SusC/RagA family TonB-linked outer membrane protein has protein sequence MKLKIITLFTCCFSLISVWSQSNVSGTVTDETGMPLIGVNVLIKDTSKGVTTDFDGNFQISVNPGEILSFSYIGYKEQTVLINTQKTLTIVMVENASKLDEVVIVGYGSQKKESVLGAISQVKGAEIIESGASNITNALSGLSPGLNIVQTTGEPGDDAGDIYIRGNSDPLILVDGVEVVGGFANIDPRDVASVSTLKDGAATAVYGIRGANGVIIITTKRGQIGKPVVNITSEVTMKFYPDKYDSLDAYAAESLRNVGVYNDAAFDTGFSTQAELEHYKNGDLPYIYPNTDWVDYTTKDFATSFNQSVSVRGGTDFVKYYASAGYLQEGDITNSKQYYNFDPEYKFERYSFRGNLDFTLSNTTRLKTSVSSRIEDQNKARGSASTDFLRLFTIAPGGSVPYYPEEALELYPDPLYPGLVENRFPISRTIGTFLEGSTNTIKTIFSIDFQLEQDLNFITEGLTFTGKYNFISNYQTKSEIKFDSSLETRLDRYDLLPDGTWDSFEGADYERPYDFNLGSESINNTQEITYTKAQFDYKRSFDKHSVTALGAFSRNKRINNTDFPYYEEVWVGRATYNYDTRYFFEINGSYNGDETFAEGQRFKFFPSYSVGINLAKEKWVEEAIPALNNFKIRYSNGKTGTKSGLGTNRWQYLSFYDNISGTASIRPTWRYNFGEGDTGRLSVIRETQLGNEELTWSTVTKQNLGVEFGLFDNEISGEVEVFKDKRDGLIARPSATIPGYAGFVTGLPFGNLGSTESHGLEATLTYKNRTEGGFKYSASVVYAFYENRVLKSASDGAGTPEYTKIEGKPIGASSLLQTDGYFQNIDELVNYPVYAGDPGLGDYRYIDYNANGTVIGTNIEDQIRFDLPKSPKHSYSVKLNGSYKNWSLSALINGIEGHKGLVNGSLAYALPEGVSSARYEQLDYWTPSNPDAAYPAIHADVNDPNLAAATTGRIVSLDYIKLRSVNLGYKFNMEKSNSIKLLKIYISGTNLLTISDMKYADPEGNSPGAYPILQRVNLGLNMSF, from the coding sequence ATGAAATTAAAGATAATTACACTTTTTACATGCTGTTTTAGTCTTATTTCTGTATGGTCCCAATCCAACGTTTCAGGTACGGTGACTGACGAAACAGGAATGCCACTAATCGGCGTTAATGTTTTAATTAAGGACACTTCAAAAGGTGTCACTACAGATTTTGACGGTAATTTTCAAATTAGCGTAAATCCAGGCGAAATTTTAAGTTTCTCGTATATTGGTTACAAGGAACAAACAGTATTAATCAACACCCAAAAAACCTTAACAATTGTAATGGTTGAAAACGCTTCAAAATTAGATGAAGTTGTAATTGTTGGGTATGGTTCACAAAAAAAAGAGAGTGTTTTAGGAGCCATTAGCCAAGTAAAAGGGGCAGAAATAATAGAATCTGGTGCTTCTAATATTACCAATGCATTAAGTGGACTTTCACCAGGTTTAAATATTGTTCAAACTACTGGTGAACCAGGAGACGATGCGGGTGATATTTATATTCGTGGTAACTCAGACCCATTAATATTAGTAGATGGGGTTGAAGTTGTTGGAGGGTTTGCAAATATAGACCCTAGAGATGTAGCAAGTGTTAGTACACTTAAAGATGGTGCTGCTACTGCCGTTTACGGTATTAGAGGTGCAAACGGAGTTATTATAATTACTACAAAAAGAGGTCAAATAGGAAAACCAGTAGTAAATATAACTAGTGAAGTTACTATGAAATTTTACCCAGACAAATATGATTCTTTAGACGCATATGCTGCTGAGAGTTTACGAAATGTAGGTGTCTATAATGACGCTGCTTTTGATACTGGTTTCTCTACACAAGCTGAATTAGAACACTATAAAAATGGAGATTTACCTTATATCTATCCAAATACAGATTGGGTTGACTATACAACAAAAGACTTTGCAACAAGTTTTAATCAGTCGGTGTCTGTAAGAGGTGGTACAGATTTTGTTAAATATTATGCTTCTGCAGGATATTTACAAGAAGGTGACATTACAAATTCTAAACAATATTACAACTTCGATCCAGAATATAAATTTGAAAGATATTCATTTAGAGGAAATTTAGACTTTACATTATCTAATACAACTCGTTTAAAAACAAGTGTTAGTAGCCGAATAGAAGATCAAAATAAAGCGCGTGGATCTGCCAGCACCGATTTTTTAAGGCTGTTTACAATTGCTCCAGGAGGTAGTGTACCATATTACCCTGAAGAAGCCCTAGAACTTTACCCAGACCCTCTTTACCCTGGATTGGTAGAAAATAGATTCCCTATAAGTCGTACAATAGGTACTTTTCTTGAAGGATCAACTAATACTATAAAAACAATTTTCTCTATTGATTTTCAGTTAGAACAAGACTTAAACTTTATTACTGAAGGTTTAACATTTACGGGTAAATATAACTTTATTAGTAATTACCAAACAAAAAGTGAAATAAAATTTGACTCATCTTTAGAAACAAGACTAGATAGATACGATTTACTACCTGATGGTACTTGGGACTCTTTTGAAGGTGCAGATTACGAACGTCCTTACGATTTTAATTTAGGAAGTGAAAGTATTAATAATACTCAAGAAATAACTTATACAAAAGCACAATTTGATTATAAACGTTCTTTTGATAAACATAGCGTAACAGCATTAGGAGCTTTTAGTCGTAATAAAAGAATTAACAACACAGATTTCCCTTATTATGAAGAAGTTTGGGTTGGTAGAGCAACTTACAACTATGATACTCGTTATTTTTTCGAAATAAATGGTTCATACAACGGTGACGAAACTTTTGCTGAAGGACAACGTTTTAAGTTTTTCCCATCATATTCTGTAGGTATTAATTTAGCTAAAGAAAAATGGGTAGAAGAAGCCATACCAGCTCTTAACAATTTTAAAATTAGATATTCTAATGGTAAAACTGGAACAAAAAGTGGTTTAGGAACCAACCGTTGGCAATATTTAAGTTTCTATGATAATATAAGTGGAACTGCATCAATAAGACCAACTTGGAGATATAACTTTGGAGAAGGTGATACAGGACGTTTATCTGTTATTAGAGAAACCCAACTTGGAAACGAAGAATTAACATGGTCTACAGTTACAAAACAAAATTTAGGTGTTGAATTTGGACTTTTTGACAATGAAATATCTGGAGAAGTTGAGGTATTTAAAGATAAAAGAGACGGTTTAATTGCCAGACCATCTGCTACCATTCCTGGTTACGCTGGTTTTGTTACCGGACTTCCTTTTGGAAACTTAGGCTCAACAGAAAGTCATGGTCTTGAAGCTACTTTAACCTACAAAAACAGAACCGAAGGCGGATTTAAATATTCTGCATCTGTTGTTTATGCTTTTTACGAAAACAGAGTTCTAAAAAGTGCCTCGGATGGAGCTGGTACACCTGAATATACCAAAATTGAAGGGAAACCAATCGGCGCATCATCATTACTACAAACAGATGGTTATTTCCAAAATATTGATGAATTAGTAAACTACCCAGTTTACGCAGGAGATCCAGGTTTAGGAGATTACAGATATATTGATTATAATGCAAATGGAACAGTAATAGGTACTAATATTGAAGATCAAATTCGATTTGATTTACCAAAATCGCCTAAACACAGTTATAGTGTAAAATTAAATGGATCATATAAAAACTGGTCTCTAAGCGCCTTAATTAACGGTATTGAAGGTCATAAAGGTCTTGTTAATGGAAGTTTAGCTTACGCGCTTCCTGAAGGTGTTTCTTCAGCGCGTTACGAGCAATTAGACTATTGGACACCTAGTAATCCAGATGCTGCATATCCAGCTATACATGCAGATGTAAACGACCCTAATTTAGCAGCAGCTACTACAGGTAGAATTGTTAGTCTAGACTATATTAAATTACGAAGCGTAAATCTTGGATATAAATTTAATATGGAAAAAAGTAATAGTATTAAATTATTGAAAATTTATATTAGCGGTACCAACCTTCTTACCATTTCTGATATGAAATATGCGGATCCTGAAGGAAATTCTCCAGGTGCTTACCCAATACTACAAAGAGTTAACCTAGGTTTAAACATGAGCTTTTAA
- a CDS encoding SusC/RagA family TonB-linked outer membrane protein — MKITIKKLKGFVFCVFNVLAINIGVAQNTPLKSVAAQEDSQQITNNDEFLKTPFGVFNITQTTGAIFRISGDELRKSGGDNLMNSLRGKVPGLRIIRTSNTPGNGGYSYTLNGGTPNVLIDGQPRGLQVDLRDIEEVIVLNDATFNSLLGNLGDNGLIYVITKGNKPSKPVIEVNYQNSYNTPSHLPNLLSAAEYATVVNQAANNDGLANIYSPEAIEAYRNGSDPINFPNIDSQETFLEDFTPSNYLSLNLYGGKEELTYSAFLGYSDWKGLEKIGAIDGRNITFRTKINTKINDILKAHASVYGRFGLNDRPVIGPNDTFSWITNTPANAFPLKVGDSAYVVNNQYKTNLLSELENGGTRTDYTSNMIFDLGMDFDFGKFIEGLSYSTYIMMKTYNAHSLVTNNTPALYTLENFQDITGQDSLALKVKTNKYLDLSVGRTGGAIQRDFAYGGNFSYIKKFDESVLNLNLNHLLYYQPNTNSSQTDKRNITLNLNGAYALKDKYILYANLNSSSSSRFLDENKTKYYPTVGAAWVASNEDFLKDNDVIDYLKLRTSYGIVGTEYGFETLLYLDTWSGGRNNGTTFLGTTGNPSQDELGYRLSTTGNEAIDWVEYNQLFAGIELQLLKKLRLDFNYFDIEVNNQVVKASQLYASALGNDVYLPQLNYKQSRNKGFNSSVTFNNNTNALKYYISANVGHYKSIGQKIAEVQYPDQYRLKEGKAQDLITGYVSDGLFTAENIGNALPQFGDVQIGDIKYVDLNGDNIIDTRDQKAIGNSTPRYNYGISVGFEYQNFNLDIAGMGVAGYDINLNSYSYYKHSGLGNYYGSVNNDLPNGNANPRLSTLTSINNYKNSDYWILDRSFFKIANLELGYAMPETLISNTPLSNVKIFLRGSNLAVFSKMKDLDPEDPSAGFSEYPMMKTFSLGTTINF, encoded by the coding sequence ATGAAAATAACCATAAAAAAATTAAAAGGTTTTGTTTTCTGCGTATTTAATGTTCTCGCTATTAATATTGGTGTAGCTCAAAATACTCCATTAAAAAGTGTAGCAGCACAAGAAGATTCGCAACAAATAACAAATAATGATGAATTTCTAAAAACACCATTTGGAGTTTTTAACATTACGCAAACAACTGGTGCTATCTTTAGAATTTCTGGTGATGAATTAAGAAAATCAGGTGGTGATAATTTAATGAACTCATTAAGAGGAAAAGTACCTGGATTAAGAATTATTAGAACTAGTAACACCCCAGGAAATGGTGGGTATTCATATACCCTAAATGGTGGTACTCCTAACGTATTAATCGATGGTCAACCTAGAGGTTTACAAGTTGATTTAAGAGATATAGAGGAAGTAATAGTACTTAACGATGCTACTTTTAACTCTTTGTTAGGAAATTTAGGTGATAATGGACTTATTTACGTAATAACAAAAGGTAATAAACCTAGTAAACCAGTAATTGAAGTTAATTATCAAAATTCTTATAACACACCTTCACACTTGCCTAATTTATTATCGGCTGCAGAGTATGCAACTGTAGTAAACCAAGCGGCAAATAATGATGGATTAGCTAATATATATAGCCCAGAAGCTATTGAAGCATACAGAAATGGTTCAGACCCAATTAATTTTCCAAATATAGATTCTCAAGAAACATTTTTAGAAGACTTTACTCCGTCTAATTATTTATCTCTTAACTTATACGGTGGAAAAGAAGAACTTACATACAGTGCTTTTCTAGGTTATTCAGACTGGAAAGGATTAGAAAAAATTGGAGCAATTGATGGTCGAAACATTACTTTTAGAACTAAAATTAATACAAAAATTAATGATATTTTAAAAGCTCATGCTAGTGTTTATGGTAGATTTGGACTTAACGACAGACCTGTAATTGGACCTAACGATACATTTAGTTGGATAACAAACACACCAGCAAATGCTTTCCCTTTAAAGGTTGGAGACTCTGCTTATGTTGTTAATAATCAATATAAAACTAATTTATTATCAGAATTAGAAAATGGAGGAACAAGAACAGATTATACTTCTAATATGATTTTTGATTTGGGTATGGATTTCGATTTTGGAAAATTTATTGAAGGCCTTTCCTATAGTACATACATTATGATGAAAACTTATAATGCACACTCTTTAGTTACTAATAATACTCCTGCTTTATACACCCTAGAGAACTTTCAAGATATTACAGGGCAAGATTCTTTAGCTTTAAAAGTAAAAACAAATAAATATTTAGACCTATCTGTTGGAAGAACAGGAGGTGCAATTCAAAGAGATTTTGCTTATGGAGGTAATTTTAGCTACATCAAAAAATTTGATGAAAGTGTCTTAAATTTAAATTTAAATCACCTTTTATATTATCAACCAAATACTAATTCTAGTCAAACAGATAAACGTAACATAACATTAAACTTAAATGGTGCGTACGCTCTAAAAGATAAATATATTTTATATGCCAATCTAAACTCTAGTAGTAGTTCAAGATTTCTTGATGAAAATAAAACTAAATATTACCCTACTGTTGGTGCAGCTTGGGTAGCATCAAATGAAGACTTTTTAAAAGATAATGATGTAATAGATTACTTAAAACTTAGAACATCATATGGTATAGTAGGAACCGAATATGGTTTTGAAACTCTTTTATATTTAGATACTTGGAGTGGTGGTAGAAACAATGGTACTACTTTTCTTGGTACAACAGGAAACCCATCACAAGATGAGCTAGGATATAGATTAAGTACAACAGGTAATGAAGCTATTGATTGGGTTGAATACAATCAATTATTTGCTGGTATAGAATTACAACTGCTTAAAAAATTACGATTAGATTTTAATTACTTTGATATTGAAGTTAACAATCAAGTTGTAAAAGCAAGTCAACTTTATGCAAGTGCCTTAGGAAATGACGTGTATTTACCTCAGCTAAACTACAAACAAAGTAGAAATAAAGGCTTTAACTCTAGTGTAACTTTTAACAACAACACAAATGCTTTAAAGTATTATATAAGTGCAAATGTTGGACACTATAAATCTATAGGACAAAAAATAGCTGAAGTTCAATATCCAGACCAATACAGATTAAAAGAAGGTAAAGCCCAAGATCTAATTACAGGTTATGTAAGTGATGGACTTTTTACAGCAGAAAATATTGGTAATGCACTACCTCAATTTGGAGACGTACAAATTGGAGATATTAAATATGTTGACCTAAACGGTGATAATATAATTGATACTAGAGATCAAAAAGCTATTGGTAACAGCACTCCAAGATATAATTATGGTATTAGTGTTGGATTTGAATACCAAAATTTCAATCTAGATATTGCAGGTATGGGTGTTGCAGGATATGATATTAATTTAAACTCATATTCATACTACAAACATAGCGGTTTAGGCAACTATTATGGAAGTGTAAATAATGATTTACCTAATGGAAATGCAAACCCAAGATTAAGTACTTTAACTAGTATTAATAATTACAAAAACTCTGATTATTGGATATTAGATAGAAGCTTTTTTAAAATTGCAAACTTAGAATTAGGGTATGCAATGCCAGAAACATTAATCTCGAACACTCCATTATCTAACGTAAAAATATTTTTAAGAGGTAGTAATTTGGCAGTATTTAGTAAAATGAAAGATTTAGATCCAGAAGACCCAAGTGCTGGTTTTTCTGAATACCCTATGATGAAAACTTTCTCTTTAGGTACTACTATTAATTTTTAA
- a CDS encoding DUF1735 domain-containing protein: MKNNKLKSISKLLVLVIIGLSIVSCYDDFVEDEFEFTSVYLPKPTIDRTFIMGEGMQIGVGVVLGGRLSNSENVEVTFSLNDALVTDQGRTVLPSNYYSLVDSEGNPANNKIIIPSGKTQGFVYVKADSISFLNDALSLGNNYALGFELENVVKADSILTDYKTSMITFTYINQLYGNYVQKGQFVKNDGTTQETIEYPGEITDALELTMVSPNTLSYDGLTDLRGADKKLYITIADDNSISISTAEGGVPVIDDGGSSYNPETREVKLNYSFEFNGVSYKANDILEFRNRIVDGVNQYDL, encoded by the coding sequence ATGAAAAATAACAAATTAAAATCTATTTCCAAATTATTGGTATTGGTTATAATTGGACTTAGTATTGTATCGTGTTATGATGATTTTGTTGAAGACGAATTTGAATTTACTTCAGTTTACTTACCAAAACCAACAATTGACCGTACTTTTATAATGGGTGAAGGAATGCAAATTGGAGTTGGCGTTGTACTAGGTGGAAGACTTTCTAATTCTGAAAATGTAGAAGTAACATTTTCGTTAAATGATGCACTTGTAACAGATCAAGGTCGCACTGTTTTACCTTCAAATTATTATAGCCTTGTAGATAGTGAAGGAAACCCTGCAAATAATAAAATAATTATTCCATCAGGTAAAACTCAAGGGTTTGTTTATGTTAAAGCAGATTCTATTAGCTTTCTTAATGACGCATTATCTCTTGGAAATAATTATGCTTTAGGGTTTGAATTAGAAAATGTAGTAAAAGCAGATTCTATTTTAACAGATTACAAAACATCCATGATTACCTTTACCTATATCAATCAATTATATGGTAACTACGTTCAAAAAGGACAATTTGTAAAAAATGATGGAACAACACAAGAAACTATTGAATATCCAGGTGAAATTACAGATGCCTTAGAATTAACTATGGTTTCTCCAAATACTTTGTCTTATGACGGTCTCACGGACTTAAGAGGAGCTGATAAAAAGCTATATATTACTATAGCCGATGACAACTCAATAAGCATAAGCACAGCAGAAGGTGGTGTTCCTGTTATAGACGACGGTGGGTCATCTTATAATCCAGAAACACGTGAGGTTAAACTAAACTATTCTTTCGAATTTAATGGCGTTAGTTATAAAGCTAATGATATTCTTGAATTTAGAAACAGAATTGTAGATGGAGTAAATCAGTACGATTTATAA
- a CDS encoding RagB/SusD family nutrient uptake outer membrane protein, with translation MKKTKYTFILILASLFISCEDYLDNEQSFESLDQTDVFSDIRLATKYLDGAYTYLISEVSAKSSAPDILPGMTMSGEGYPGRMGNSVPQRYMSYANSDYLGLMNLSPGAGTATTPNFVSRYFESWKGIRTVNSFLENSDKISNASEEDVNGLIGQAHFLRAYFYHLITKRHGGLVYLKENLSLNEPLERERETYASNLADMLEDLDLAISLLPIAWESENVGRPTRGAAMALKSRITLFAASPLVNTSNDQQPWIDAATAASDLINYANENGLYNLVDASSANSIDVGHNGADLFTPEPEALLPYRNVFVGVGKSKTLPQEVIFMEVNDFTAGGGGTLVPLPRTYLTTGFDIAKGNNNPMNIGALANFIEKFETKSGLPIEDDPSYNPQEPFINRDPRFYNAILFDGVPWTVTTANAVNKSGAADLAIVNEEGKLGLDIHDPATPTNRFWQVKNTTGLRIRKWIPNGYYLTSGWKGHLDYYANNILFRMSEIYLNYAEAANEAYGPGGTAPGASLSALDAVNKIRNRVGMPNVNAKYSGSKDGLRERIRNERAIELCFEGFRYDDIRRWKTAHLEENLKVEFLEMRWQGGESEIYPSGFSYENVERTDLRKTFNERNYWWPIPSSEIEAVPTFRQTDGW, from the coding sequence ATGAAAAAAACAAAATATACATTTATTTTAATCTTGGCAAGCCTTTTTATTAGCTGTGAAGATTATTTAGACAATGAACAATCCTTCGAATCATTAGACCAAACCGATGTATTTAGCGACATTCGTTTGGCTACAAAATATTTAGATGGTGCTTACACCTACTTAATTTCTGAAGTAAGTGCTAAATCTAGTGCCCCAGATATACTTCCAGGTATGACAATGTCCGGAGAAGGTTACCCTGGCAGAATGGGTAATAGTGTACCTCAAAGATATATGTCGTACGCCAATTCAGATTATTTAGGTTTAATGAACCTATCACCTGGAGCTGGAACTGCTACTACACCAAATTTTGTATCTAGATATTTTGAATCTTGGAAAGGAATTAGAACTGTAAATAGTTTTCTTGAAAATAGTGATAAAATAAGTAATGCTTCCGAAGAAGATGTTAACGGCTTAATTGGCCAAGCGCATTTTTTAAGAGCCTATTTTTACCACTTAATAACAAAACGTCACGGAGGTCTTGTTTATTTAAAAGAAAACTTAAGTCTTAACGAACCTCTAGAACGAGAAAGAGAAACTTATGCTAGTAATTTAGCGGATATGTTAGAAGATCTAGATCTTGCTATAAGCTTACTTCCAATAGCATGGGAATCTGAAAACGTAGGACGACCAACAAGAGGTGCTGCTATGGCTCTAAAATCTAGAATTACATTATTTGCTGCCAGTCCTTTAGTAAATACTTCAAACGACCAACAACCTTGGATAGATGCTGCAACTGCTGCTTCAGACCTAATTAATTATGCAAATGAAAATGGTTTATACAACCTTGTAGACGCAAGCAGTGCTAACAGTATAGACGTTGGCCATAATGGTGCTGATCTTTTTACTCCAGAACCAGAAGCTTTACTACCTTACCGAAATGTATTTGTTGGAGTAGGTAAATCAAAAACATTACCTCAAGAAGTTATTTTTATGGAGGTGAATGATTTTACTGCTGGTGGTGGTGGAACTTTAGTTCCGCTTCCTAGAACATATTTAACAACAGGGTTTGACATAGCAAAAGGTAACAATAACCCAATGAATATTGGAGCATTAGCTAATTTTATAGAAAAATTTGAAACAAAAAGTGGTCTTCCAATTGAAGACGACCCTTCATACAACCCTCAAGAACCATTTATTAATAGAGATCCTAGATTTTATAATGCAATTTTATTTGATGGAGTTCCATGGACAGTTACAACTGCTAATGCAGTAAACAAATCGGGTGCTGCTGACTTAGCAATCGTAAATGAAGAAGGTAAACTAGGATTAGACATTCATGACCCTGCAACACCAACTAATAGATTTTGGCAAGTTAAAAATACAACTGGTCTACGCATAAGAAAATGGATTCCAAATGGATATTATTTAACATCTGGTTGGAAAGGACATTTAGACTATTATGCAAATAATATACTGTTCAGAATGTCTGAAATTTATTTAAACTATGCTGAAGCTGCAAATGAAGCATATGGCCCAGGAGGAACTGCCCCAGGAGCAAGCTTATCTGCCCTTGATGCTGTAAATAAAATAAGAAACAGAGTAGGAATGCCTAATGTAAATGCTAAATACTCTGGTTCTAAAGATGGTCTAAGAGAACGAATTAGAAATGAACGTGCTATTGAATTATGTTTTGAAGGTTTTAGATATGATGATATAAGAAGATGGAAAACGGCTCATTTAGAAGAAAACTTAAAAGTTGAATTTTTAGAAATGCGTTGGCAAGGTGGAGAATCAGAAATTTACCCATCAGGATTTAGTTATGAAAATGTAGAGCGCACAGATTTAAGAAAAACATTTAATGAAAGAAACTATTGGTGGCCAATTCCTAGTTCAGAAATTGAAGCGGTACCAACATTTAGACAAACAGATGGCTGGTAA